The following DNA comes from Hypanus sabinus isolate sHypSab1 chromosome 15, sHypSab1.hap1, whole genome shotgun sequence.
ATTTTGTCGTGTGCCAAACTCGCTGCTCACACGAGCTTATTGCACCAAGATCAGAAGAAAACAACTGAAGTCGCGTGTCGTTCGAAGTAATCATTGCAACAGAAAGAACTTCAACAAAATCCTGGATCCATCCTTCTCACTGTTGATCCCGTTCTCAAGGTAAGTATCGGGGCACATTCGCCCTATTtgaaatttctctctctctctctctctctctctctctctctctctctctctctctctctctctctctctctctctctctctctctctctctctctctctctctctctctctctctctctctctctctctctctctctctctctctctctctctctctctctctctctctctctctctctctctctctctctctctctcgatgttTGAAAAGCTGTGATGTTAAAGTAAAACTATTCAATTGAACTCCCTTTGCTACCTTTTATCCCTGCAGGATGGAGTGCTCCTATTCTGACTATGAGAACAGCGAGCTTGCTTTCCCGCTGACAGATGAAGAAGATAGTGTAAGTTTCATCATTGCTTCACCTTTATCGTCAGCGAGTAACCCCTCAGCGGAGCTGCTGGCCGCGCAGACGCCTAGTTCAGACCGTGAGAGACCAGACGATCCCAGAGACAAGAAGCGCAAACCAAGAGGCCGGTCGAAAGCAAATCCTCAAGCCAGCCTTCATTTGGTGAAGAGGAGTCGGAGAACTAAGGCCAACGACCGAGAAAGGAACAGGATGCACAACCTGAACTCGGCCCTGGATAACCTCCGCGGGGTTCTGCCAACTTTTCCCGACGACGCCAAACTCACAAAGATTGAAACTCTGCGATTTGCTCATAATTACATTTGGGCTCTGTCTGAAACGCTGAGGTTGGCCGATCAGTGTGTGGACGGCGGCCGGAAGCAAGTGATGCTGCCCAGTTACCTGAAGACGGTCGACCCTCCTAG
Coding sequences within:
- the neurog1 gene encoding neurogenin-1, which codes for MECSYSDYENSELAFPLTDEEDSVSFIIASPLSSASNPSAELLAAQTPSSDRERPDDPRDKKRKPRGRSKANPQASLHLVKRSRRTKANDRERNRMHNLNSALDNLRGVLPTFPDDAKLTKIETLRFAHNYIWALSETLRLADQCVDGGRKQVMLPSYLKTVDPPSPGSDAGSWVTTPSPSPATTCASSPASPSTSEDYAYKRQSDSIFTFRTIQKDFLNDVSCFNDYH